Proteins encoded in a region of the Prochlorococcus marinus CUG1416 genome:
- a CDS encoding CPBP family intramembrane glutamic endopeptidase — translation MKNVMILIKSFLLLRPRFLSTIFFIPILYGIGWALSQPFLLFNFEKEDLSLIGTIITFLLFIFLLPYWFYIKRNKSSAWVLLGINKDRFLKNLVRFSQGILFALVLIIIILVPLLQKNYISWIGEFSPIILLNSILLGLGVGFAEEIIFRGWLLEELKFEYGTEISIALQAIVFSFVHNLSNEIFWNILGLRLGFILLGIFLSLVRIRDKGSLWNCIGIHGGLVGIWFFINNGLIEFKENTPSFLAGPFTQNIPNPIGSFSAILILLLLCIFYAVKSKKIFPRRFN, via the coding sequence ATGAAAAATGTAATGATATTAATTAAAAGTTTTCTTCTTTTAAGACCAAGATTTTTATCCACTATATTTTTTATTCCAATTCTTTATGGCATTGGCTGGGCTTTATCTCAGCCATTTTTATTGTTTAATTTTGAAAAAGAAGATTTATCGTTAATTGGTACTATTATTACTTTCTTACTTTTTATTTTTTTACTCCCATATTGGTTTTATATCAAACGAAACAAATCAAGTGCTTGGGTACTTCTTGGGATAAATAAAGACAGATTCTTAAAAAACCTTGTCAGATTTTCTCAAGGTATTTTATTTGCTTTAGTTTTAATAATTATAATTCTGGTACCACTATTGCAAAAAAATTATATTTCTTGGATAGGTGAATTCTCGCCAATAATATTGTTAAATTCTATTTTACTGGGATTAGGTGTTGGATTCGCAGAGGAAATAATTTTTAGAGGCTGGTTACTAGAAGAATTAAAATTTGAATATGGTACAGAAATATCAATAGCTTTACAAGCTATAGTTTTTAGCTTTGTTCATAATTTATCAAATGAGATCTTTTGGAACATATTAGGATTACGTTTAGGATTTATTTTACTTGGGATATTTCTATCATTAGTAAGAATTAGAGATAAAGGTTCTCTATGGAATTGCATAGGAATTCATGGAGGACTTGTGGGTATTTGGTTTTTTATAAATAACGGATTAATAGAATTCAAAGAGAATACACCTTCTTTTTTAGCAGGGCCTTTTACACAAAATATTCCAAACCCAATCGGTAGCTTTAGTGCAATTTTAATATTACTTTTGTTATGTATTTTTTATGCAGTAAAATCAAAAAAGATTTTTCCTAGACGTTTTAATTAG